The following are encoded in a window of Kitasatospora fiedleri genomic DNA:
- a CDS encoding NADH-quinone oxidoreductase subunit G, with product MTVTEPSTQTELVTLTIDGVEVSVPKGTLVIRAAEQIGTQVPRFCDHPLLDPAGACRQCIVEVEGQRKPVASCTIPVAEGMVVRTQLSSPVAEKAQRGVMELLLINHPLDCPVCDKGGECPLQNQAMSTGDPDSRFEGVKRTYEKPVPLSTQVLLDRERCVLCARCTRFSQQIAGDPFIDLVERGALQQVGTGADQPLDSYFSGNTIQICPVGALTSAAYRFRSRPFDLVSSPSVCEHCSAGCGQRTDHRRGKVLRRLAGNEPEVNEEWNCDKGRFAFRYAQQRDRLTTPLVRRDGELVAASWPEALARAAEGLRGARAAVLAGGRVTVEDAYGYGKFARVALGTNDVDFRARPHSAEEADFLAAAVAGTGVDLDGPSVSYRDLEAAPAVLLVGLEAEEEAPIVFLRLRKANRASGLRVFSIASHASRGLAKLHGALLPAAPGTEVEWLAALAGDEVLADDAGRCADALRSPGAVVLVGERLAQTAGGLTAALRLAHATGARLAWVPRRAGERGAVEAGALPGLLPGGRAVAVPAARAEAAAHWGVAELPAGPGRDTGEILAAAATGELDALVVGGVGLDDLPDPALAEQALSQAEFVLSLELRPSAVTAYADVVLPVAAVAEKAGTFLDWEGRVRMFEPALKPDQLMRGHLHADVRVLNMLADALDRPIGLPDVRAARLELDRFTPWQGARPAAPAAHPAALPRPATGQAVLAGHRMLLDHGSLQDGDTHLAGTRHPVVARLSAATAAEVGARGALRVTGPAGSLTLPLEVTDAMPDRTVWLPLNSTPDGGAYRTLGTTVGHLVTIAPAEES from the coding sequence GTGACGGTCACGGAGCCTTCCACCCAGACCGAGCTGGTCACGCTCACCATCGACGGCGTCGAAGTCAGCGTCCCCAAGGGCACGCTGGTGATCCGCGCCGCCGAGCAGATCGGCACCCAGGTCCCGCGCTTCTGCGACCACCCGCTGCTCGACCCCGCCGGGGCGTGCCGCCAGTGCATCGTGGAGGTCGAGGGGCAGCGCAAGCCGGTCGCCTCCTGCACCATCCCGGTCGCCGAGGGCATGGTGGTGCGCACCCAGCTGTCCTCGCCGGTCGCCGAGAAGGCGCAGCGCGGCGTGATGGAACTGCTGCTGATCAACCACCCGCTGGACTGCCCGGTCTGCGACAAGGGCGGCGAGTGCCCGCTGCAGAACCAGGCGATGTCCACCGGCGACCCCGACTCCCGGTTCGAGGGCGTCAAGCGGACGTACGAGAAGCCGGTCCCGCTCTCCACCCAGGTGCTGCTGGACCGCGAGCGCTGCGTGCTGTGCGCCCGCTGCACCCGCTTCTCGCAGCAGATCGCCGGCGACCCGTTCATCGACCTGGTGGAGCGCGGCGCGCTCCAGCAGGTCGGCACCGGCGCGGACCAGCCGCTGGACTCCTACTTCTCCGGCAACACCATCCAGATCTGCCCGGTCGGCGCGCTCACCTCCGCCGCCTACCGGTTCCGCTCCCGCCCGTTCGACCTGGTCTCCTCCCCGTCGGTGTGCGAGCACTGCTCGGCGGGCTGCGGGCAGCGCACCGACCACCGGCGCGGCAAGGTGCTGCGGCGCCTGGCCGGCAACGAGCCGGAGGTCAACGAGGAGTGGAACTGCGACAAGGGCCGGTTCGCGTTCCGCTACGCCCAGCAGCGCGACCGCCTCACCACCCCGCTGGTCCGCCGCGACGGCGAACTCGTCGCCGCGTCCTGGCCGGAGGCGCTGGCCCGGGCCGCCGAGGGGCTGCGCGGGGCGCGCGCCGCGGTGCTCGCGGGCGGCCGGGTGACGGTCGAGGACGCGTACGGCTACGGCAAGTTCGCCCGGGTCGCGCTCGGCACCAACGACGTCGACTTCCGGGCCCGGCCGCACAGCGCCGAGGAGGCCGACTTCCTGGCCGCCGCGGTCGCCGGGACGGGCGTCGACCTGGACGGTCCCTCCGTGAGCTACCGCGACCTCGAAGCCGCACCGGCCGTGCTGCTGGTCGGGCTGGAGGCCGAGGAGGAGGCGCCGATCGTCTTCCTGCGGCTGCGCAAGGCCAACCGGGCGTCCGGGCTGCGGGTGTTCTCGATCGCCTCGCACGCCTCCCGCGGCCTGGCCAAGCTGCACGGCGCGCTGCTGCCCGCCGCCCCCGGCACCGAGGTCGAGTGGCTGGCGGCGCTGGCCGGCGACGAGGTGCTCGCCGACGACGCCGGACGCTGCGCGGACGCGCTGCGCTCCCCGGGCGCCGTCGTGCTGGTCGGCGAGCGGCTCGCGCAGACCGCCGGCGGCCTGACCGCCGCGCTGCGCCTGGCGCACGCCACCGGGGCGAGGCTCGCCTGGGTGCCGCGCCGGGCCGGTGAGCGCGGCGCCGTCGAGGCGGGCGCGCTGCCCGGGCTGCTGCCCGGCGGCCGGGCCGTCGCGGTGCCCGCCGCCCGCGCCGAGGCCGCCGCGCACTGGGGCGTCGCCGAGCTGCCGGCCGGCCCCGGCCGCGACACCGGCGAGATCCTGGCCGCCGCCGCCACGGGCGAGCTGGACGCGCTGGTGGTCGGCGGGGTCGGCCTGGACGACCTGCCGGACCCGGCGCTCGCCGAACAGGCCCTCTCGCAGGCCGAGTTCGTGCTCTCGCTGGAGCTGCGCCCGTCCGCGGTCACCGCGTACGCCGACGTGGTGCTGCCGGTCGCGGCGGTCGCCGAGAAGGCCGGCACCTTCCTGGACTGGGAGGGCCGGGTCCGGATGTTCGAACCGGCGCTCAAGCCCGACCAGTTGATGCGCGGCCACCTGCACGCCGACGTCCGGGTGCTGAACATGCTCGCGGACGCGCTGGACCGGCCGATCGGCCTGCCCGACGTCCGGGCGGCCCGGCTGGAGCTGGACCGCTTCACCCCGTGGCAGGGCGCCCGCCCGGCCGCGCCCGCCGCGCACCCCGCCGCGCTGCCCCGCCCGGCCACCGGGCAGGCCGTGCTGGCCGGGCACCGGATGCTGCTGGACCACGGCTCGCTGCAGGACGGCGACACCCACCTGGCCGGCACCCGGCACCCGGTGGTGGCCCGGCTGTCCGCGGCCACCGCCGCCGAGGTCGGCGCGCGCGGCGCGCTGCGGGTCACCGGACCGGCCGGGTCGCTGACCCTGCCGCTGGAGGTCACCGACGCGATGCCGGACCGCACGGTCTGGCTGCCGCTCAACTCGACGCCGGACGGCGGCGCGTACCGCACGCTCGGCACCACGGTCGGCCACCTGGTCACCATCGCCCCGGCGGAGGAATCATGA